ATCACCTGCGACGACGCCCTCATGCGCCACCGTCCCGAGGCGGTGATCCGGGGCGCCCTGGTGCTGCTGCGGCTGGTGGCGGCTGAACGCTGCCTGGTGGCGGTGGAGGACAACAAGCCCGCCGCCGCCGCCGCCCTGCGGGAGGCCGTGGCGGCGCTGGCCGCGCGGTCCCCCGAACCCGTGCCGGATATTGCGGTGGTGGAGGTGCCCACGCGCTTCCCGGCCGGCGGCGAGAAGCAGCTGGTGTGGACCCTTACGGGCCGCGCCGTGCCCCGCGGCGGCCTGCCCTACGAGGTGGGGGTGGTGTGTCTGAACGCCGGCACCACGGCGGCGGTGGACGCCGCCGTCCACGACGGCCGGCCCCTGGTGTCCCGCGTCGTCACCGTGACCGGCCCTGGCATCCGCCGGCCGGGTAACTTCGAGGTGCCCCTGGGCACCCCGGTGCGGCATCTGCTGGAGGCCGCCGGGGGTACCACGGCGAAGGCGGTGGAGCTGGTGATGGGGGGCCCCATGATGGGGCGCCGGCTGGAGACCGCGGACACCATGGTGGTGAAGGGCACCAACTGTATCCTGGTGACACCGCGCCCGGATATCGCCCCGCCCCGGGTCATGCCCTGCATCCGCTGCGGCCGATGCGCCGCCGCCTGCCCCATGAACCTGCTGCCCCAGCAGCTCTACTGGCATGCCCGCGGGCGCACCTTCGACAAGCTCGAGCCTTACGGCCTGAAGGACTGCATCGAGTGCGGCTGCTGCGCGGTGGTGTGTCCCTCCCATATCCCCCTGGTGTCCTTCTTCCGCTACGCCAAGACGGAGCTGGCGGACCGGGAGCGCCGGCGCCACCGGGCGGAGGAGTCGCGGGCCCGCACCGACGCCCGCAACGCCCGCCTGGAACAGCAGCGCCAGGAGCGGGAGGCGCGCAAGGCCGCCCGCAAGGCGGCCCGCGCCCGCCCCCGATCGGCGCCAGCCAGTGACGAGGCAGTGGAAGACACCGACGCGGCACCGCCGCGGGCCGCGGGCGGTGCGTCATGAAGGCGCACGATCCCCTGCGCGTGGATGCGGCGGGCGCGCCCTATATCACCCCGGCCCCCGGGGTGGGGCGGGTGATGGTGCTGGTGGTGGCGGCCCTTGTGCCCGGCATCGCCGCCCACGTGGCCCTGTTCGGCTGGGGACTGCTGGTGAACATCACCCTGGCGGTGGCCGCGGCCCTGGTCTTCGAGGCCCTCATGCTGGCCATCCGCGGGCGCCCGGTGGTGTCCTTCCTGGCCGACGGCAGCGCCGTGGTCACCGCCGTCCTGCTGGCCCTGTGCCTGCCCCCCATGGCGCCGTGGTGGCTGCCCGTGACCGGCGCCTTCATCGCCATCGTCGGGGCCAAGCAGTTGTACGGGGGACTCGGCTACAATCCCTTCAATCCGGCCATGGCGGGCTATGCGGTGCTGCTCATCGCCTTCCCCCTGGAACTCAGCACCCGGACCCTGCCCCTGGCGCTGCAGCAGGCGCCGCCCGACCTCGCTGCCACCATCGCCTACAGCCTCGGCGGGGGCGGCGCCGCCGGCCTCGATGCCATGACGGCGGCGACACCCCTGGACCGCCTGCGCACCGGCGTGGGGCTGGGGCAGGCCATGGCGGAGATCCGCGCCGCACCCGTGTTCGGGGCCCTGGCGGGCCGGGGCATGGAGTGGGTGAACCTGGCCTTCCTGGCGGGCGGCGTGGTGCTGGTGGCGCTGCGCATCATCAGCTGGCACATCCCGGTGAGCATGCTGGCGACCCTCGCCGCCGTCGCCGGCATCGCCCACCTGGCGGGGCCGGAGCACTACGCCGATCCCCTGTTCCATCTCCTCGGCGGGGCCACCATGCTGGGGGCCTTCTTCATCGCCACGGATCCCGTCACCGCGGCCACCACCCCGGCCGGCAAGCTGGTCTACGGCGCCGGCATCGGTCTGCTCATCTACGCTATCCGCGCCTGGGGCGGCTATCCCGACGGTGTGGCCTTCGCCGTGCTTCTCATGGGCCTCACGGTGCCCCTGCTGGATACCTACCTGCGGCCACGGATCTTCGGCGCCCGGCGCGCCCGGGTGCGGGATGGTTCCTGAGGGGCGGGGGCCCCTGGTGGCCGGGGGCGTGCTGGCGGCGGCGGCCTTTGCCGGGACCCTGCTGCTGGCGGTCACCGACAGCCACACGGCCCCCTACATCGCCGCCAACGAATACGCCCGCATGCTGCGCCAGCTCACCGCCGTGATGCCCGCCGGCGGCTACGACAACGATCCCGTGGGAGACACCCGGGCGCTGCGCGACCCCGACCTCCTGGGCACCCCGGAGGCGGTGAAGGTCTACCGCGCGTGCCGCCAGGGCAGGCCCGTGGCCGTGGCCTTCGCCGTGGTGGCCCCGGACGGCTATGGCGGGCCCATCCGGCTCATGGTGGGCATCAGCGCCGCCGGGGTGGTGTCGGGGGTGCGGGTGCTCCATCACCGCGAGACGCCGGGCCTCGGGGATGACATCGAGACCCGCCACAGCGACTGGATCGAGTCCTTCCGCGGCACCTTCCGGGGCGCCCCTCCCGACAAGGACTGGAAGGTGAAGCGGGACGGCGGCGTCTTCGACCAGTTCACCGGTGCCACCGTGACCCCGCGGGCGGTGGTGGCCGCGGTGCACCGCGCCCTGGTGTTCTTCCAGCGCCATCGTGACGAACTGCTGCACGGCGATCCCCCACCCCCACCGGCGACCACCCCAGGAGACCCGTCATGACCGAATCCACCCATGGCCGGCTCATGCGCCAGGGCCTGTGGCACAACAACCAGGCCCTGGTGGCCCTCCTCGGTCTGTGCCCCCTGCTGGCGGTGACCTCCACCGTGGTCAACGGCCTCGGCCTCGGCCTCGCCACCCTGGCCACCCTGGTGACCACCAACGTCATCGTGTCCGCGGGGCGGCCCTGGATCCGCAAGGAGGTGCGCATCCCCATGTTCGTGCTCATCATCGCCTGCGTGGTCACCACCATCGAACTGCTCATGAGCGCCCACATGGAGGCCCTGTTCCTGGCGCTGGGGATCTTCCTGCCCCTCATCGTCACCAACTGCGCGGTCATCGGCCGCGCCGAGGCCTTCGCCTCCCGCAACCCCGTGGGCCACGCCGCGATGGACGGCTTCGCCATGGGGCTGGGTTTCCTGGCCGTGCTGGTGGCCCTCGGGGCCCTGCGGGAGCTGGTGGGTCACGGCACCCTGATGCGGGACGCGGATATCCTCCTCGGACCCTGGGCGGCCCACCTCGAGGTACGGCTGTGGGCGGACTACCGCGGCTTCCTGCCGGCGGTGCTACCCCCCGGGGCCTTCGTGGGCCTGGCTCTGCTTATCGCCCTGAAGAACAAGCTCGACCGCCTGGCGGCCCGGCGCCGCGCCGGCGGCCGCGGGCCGTTCGCGGTCTGGCGCGGCCTCGACCGGGCCCCAGCGGCCGAGAGGATCATGACCGATTAGGTCTCGATGTCCGATTGAAACCTGCAGTCGGCCGGATGTCGGGATGAATGCCGATCTACATCCGTGCCGCTGGAACCGGCGGTGGTGTATCCGTAGGTCGGGCTGTAGGTCGGACTTCAGTCCGACAGCCCGCAGGAGGGTTCCGATCCGGCCCGGGATGCGTGCGGCGCGGTTTGGATGTCGGGATGAATCCCGACCTACATCCGAGCCGCTGGAACCGGCGGTGGTGTATCCGTAGGTCGGGCTGTAGGTCGGACTTCAGTCCGACAGCCCGCAGGAGGGTTCCGATCCGGCCCGTGGTGCGTGCGGCGCGGTTTGGATGTCGGGATGAATCCCGACCTACAGTCGTGCCCCGGGAACGGGCGGTGGGGGATATTTGTAGGTCGGGCTGTTGGAACAGGGGGTGGTGATGTCTGTGTCGGGCTTCAGGGCTGTAGGTTGGGGTGAGCTTGCGAACCCCAACGATTGGTAATCGCATTCACGGTTATGTTGGGGTTCGTTCCTCACCCCAACCTACATTCGTGCCGGTGGAACAGGGGGTGGTGATGTATCCGTAGGTCGGACTTCAGTCCGACAGCCCGCTCAATCGGCCTCGCGCTCGATGGTGCAGCAGTGGCTGCCCTCCAGGCACGCCGGTTCCTCCTCGTTCCCGGCGTGCTCCAGCACCGCGCCGGTGATGGCGTTGGGGCGGTAGGTGGTGCAACCCTTGAGGCCCTGGCGGTAGGCGTGGCGGTAGAGTTCCTTGAAGTCCGCGAAGGGATGGTCGGGGGCGATGTTGACGGTCTTGGAGACGGCGTTGTCCACGAAGGGCTGGACGGCGGCCTGCATGGCGATGTGGGCGCGCGGCGGCAGCTGGTCGGCGCGCACCAGTACGTCATTACCGAGGGCGGGGCTGCCGGCCGCCCGCCACAGGGCGAAGGCGCGGTCGGTGACGTCGTAGACGCCGTGGCTGCCGTCGGCCTGGAGTACGCGGCGCCGGCCCTCGAAGGAATAGACGGGCTCGATGCCCCCGGACACGTTGTCGGCGAGCAGGGAGATGGTACCCGTGGGGGCGATGGTCACCAGGTGGCTGTTGCGGATGCCGTGGCGGGCGATGCCGTCCCGCACGTCCGCCGGCAGGCGGGTGACGAAGGGAGCCGCCAGATAGGCCTCCCGTTCGAAGGCCGGGCACGGGCCCCGTTCCGCCGCCAGGTCCACCGAGGCGCGGTAGGCGGCATCCCGCAGGCAGGTCATCACGGCGGCCGCCAGGGCGCGCCCGGCGTCGCTGTCGTAGGGGAGGCCCACCATGATGAGGGCGTCGGCGAGGCCGGTGATGCCGAGGCCGATGCGGCGGGTGCGTTGGGCCTGTTCCTGCTGGCGGGGCAGGGGGAAGCGGGACACCTCGATGACGTTATCCAGGAAGCGCACGGCCGTGGGCACGGCCGCCGCCAGGGCGTCCAGGTCGAGGCGGGCATCGCCGGAGAAGGGGGCGGTGACGAAACGGGCGAGGTTCAGGGCCCCCAGGTTGCAGGCGCCGTAGGGCGGCAGGGGGATCTCGCCGCAGGGATTGGTGGCGCTGATGTCCTCGCAGTAGCCCAGATTGTTCTCGCGATTGATGGTGTCCAAGAACAGCACGCCTGGCTCGGCGGCGTCGTAGGTGGCGCGCATGATGTCGTCCCACAGGGCGCGGGCCGGCACCTCGCGATGGATCTCGCCGCCGGGCCCGGGGAAGCGCAGGGCCCAGGGGCGGTCCGCCTCAACCGCCGCCATGAAGGCATCGCTCACCAGCACCGAGAGGTTGAAGCGGGTGAGGGCGTCGCCCCCCGCCTTGGCGTGGACGAAGGCCTCGATGTCCGGGTGGTCGCAGCGCAGGGTGGCCATCATGGCGCCGCGGCGCGCGCCGGTGGAGAGCACCGTGGCACACATGGCGTCCCAGATATTCATGAAGGCCACGGGGCCCGAGGAGACGGTGCCGGTGGCGTGGGCCACGGTGCCGGCGGGGCGCAGGGTGGAGAAGTCGTAGCCCACGCCGCCGCCCTGCTGCATGGTCAGGGCGCCCTCCTTGAGGCCCTGGAAGATCCCTTCCATGGAGTCCTCGATGGTCCCCATGACGAAGCAGTTGAACAGGGTGACCCGGTTACCGGTGCCGGCGCCCGCCAGGATGCGCCCGCCGGGGAGAAAGCGGAATCCGCGCAGCAAGTCCACGAAGCGTTGTCGCCATGCCGCCCGGTCGCGGGGTTCGGCGGCGGCGATGGCAGCCGCCACCCGCTGCCAGGTGTCCGTCACGTCCTCCTCGCCGGCGTGGCGGTACTTGGTCCGCCAGATGAGGCGGGCGATGGGGGTGTCGATGGTCGGTTCGGTCATGGTGGGGTACCGTGGTAACGGTCGCAGGGTCTTCGCCCCCGGGGAACGTCAGGGCGCCGGGGCCGGTCTATGCCCAGGAGGAGCCGGCGGTGAAGTTCGGAGATTTGAAAGTATGATCGGGGCATGTACCCCCGCTTTCAAAGCATAGAACATGGGGGTTCGACGGCGGACGCAGTCCAGCGCAGCGGCACGGGCTGCAGGGCGTGGAGACGTAGATGGCTGTTCAGAAATGTCGATCACCGAAAGTCCGGGTGGTGTTCGCAGGCAACCGGTAATCCCTTCCGGCACATCGCCGTGAATACCTGCTGCGCTTCGCAGTCCTGCGACCCTTGCAGGCCCGGCCCACGGCATCCTGCCGTGGGCGCGCGCCGGGCTGCGAAAGTCCACTGATGGCAGGAGAGAAACGAGGCGCCGCCACCACTGTGCGCGTCCAGGATATGCATTGCGGCGCCTGCGGGGCCCCGGGGTGCCTCCCGATCAGTTAACCTTGAGGATGCGCTGCTTGTCCCGCTGCCAGTCCCGTTCCTTCTCGGTGGCGCGCTTGTCGTGGAGTTTCTTGCCCTTGGCCAGGGCAACCTCCACCTTGGCTCGGCCCTTCTTCCAGTACATGCGGGTGGGCACCACCGTGAAGCCCTTGCGGTCCACGGCGCCGATGAGGGTATCCAGCTGGTTGCGGTGGAGCAGCAGCTTGCGGGTGCGGTCGGGCTCCGGCTTGATGTGGGTGGAGGCCGTGGGCAGGGGCGTGATGTGGGCCCCCAGCAGCCAGGCCTCGCCGTCCTTCACCAGCACGTAGCTGTCCCGCAGCTGGGCCCGCCCCGCCCGCAGGCTCTTCACCTCCCAGCCCTCCAGCACCAGCCCCGCCTCCAGCTTCTCGGTGAAGCTGTAGTCGTGGCCCGCCTTCTTGTTGGCGGCGATGAGGTTGCCGGGGGCGGCTTTCTTCTTGGTGGCCATGAATGGACGAGGGAATTGGAAAACGGACTACTATACACACCGAGTCTGGCAGTTGCCTATGGACGGATGCGTCCTTTGACCGACCAGAGTCATCAACTATACTGCCCGCCAAGTCTGCGTTTCGCGCCGGCTCCCACCAGACGCATATTGACACGGAGGAGGTCATACCCATGAGTGAGCTGAGTCCCGAAGAAGAGAAGGCCATCCTGGAAAGCCCGCCCAAGGGTACCTTCGCCATCATCGTCCTTTACGCCTTCGTGTTCGGGGCAGCATGGCTGGCGCTGTACTTCGGCCGTTTCCTGGCTCACGGCCCGGTCAACTAGGGAGGCGTCGTCATGCACGTGGATCCGCTTGAAAAGATCTGGATCGGCATCGTCATCCTGCTGACCGCAGTCATGTTGGGTTCCATCTTCTATACCGCTTTCGCCGGCAGTGTGCACCCGCCCAGCAACGTGGAGGTAGTGGATTCCACCGCACTCCATCTCACCGAGGAGTTCGCGGAGGACAACCTCGGCGTCAGGGATAACGAGGACGGCAGCGTCACCGTCACCATGGTGGCCACCCGCTACGGCTTCTACCCGCAGCATGTGGAGATTCCCGCCAAGACGCCGGTGACCTTTCGCTTCGCCACGCCCGACACCTTGCACGGGCTGCACATCCCTACCACCAACGTGGACACCATGGTGATTCCCGGCTACGTCTCGGAGGTCAACACCGAGCTCCAGTCCACCGGCACCTTTCCGATGTACTGCAACGAGTATTGCGGCGTGGGCCACCACGCCATGTGGAGCAGGGTAACCATCGTCCCCCCCAAGGGATAAATCCGTTCGTTCACGGACGGGAGCCGCTACGAAAACAATACCAGGAGGCGCTTCATGAGCGAGACGGACAAGCCCGATGGCCTCGCGCTGGGCCACATGTGGGTGGCCTTGGCCACCTTTCTGTTGGCGTCGGTGCTCGGGGCCTACCAGGTGCTGGAGCGGGCCGAGCTGATCCCGCTATGGGCGGAGGGCTATTACACTTCGGTGACGGCCCACGGCGTGATCATGGCCTACGTCCTCACCACCTTCTTCATCGCCGGTTTCGGCTACTACTGCGCCTCGGCGGCGCTGGATCGCCCGGTGTGGAACAAGCCGCTGGCCTGGGGCGGATTCGGGATGATGGTGGTGGGGGTGCTGATGGTGGTGTATGCCCTGGTCACCGGCCAGGCGATGGTGATGTACACCTTCTACCCGCCGCTCACCGCCCACTGGACCTTCTACGTGGGGGCGGCATTGCTGGTGGTGGGTTCCATCGCCTGGGTGGTGATCATGATCGTCATGCCCATCCAGTGGAAACGGGATAATCCCGGCCAGCCGCTGCCGCTGATAATGTTCTCCACCACCGCCAACGCCACCCTGTGGTTGTGGACGCTCATCGGCGTGGCGGTTGAAGTGGTGTTCCAACTCATCCCCCTGTCCCTGGGGTTGGTGGACACCGTGGACGTGGGCCTCGCCCGCACCCTGTTCGCCTGGACCCTGCATCCCATCGTCTACGTGTGGCTGATCCCTGCCTATCAGGCCATGTACATGTTCGTGCCGCAGGTGGCCGGCGGGCGCCTGTTCAGCGACGAGATGGCGCGGGTGGCCTTCATCATGCTGCTCGTCTTCAGCCTGCCCATCGGCTTCCACCACCTCTACGTCGACCCCTTCCAGGCGGCCGGCTGGAAGCTGTTCCATGGCTTCGGCACCTTCATGGTGGCCATCCCCACCCTCATTACCGGTTTCACGGTGATCGCCGGCATGGAGATCGCCGGCCGGCTGCGGGGCGGCAGGGGGCTTTTCGGCTGGCTGCGCACCCTGCCCTGGCACGAGCCCATGGTGCTGGCCGCCGGCCTGGCGCTGCTGATGCTGACCCTCGGAGGCTTCGGCGGCGTGGTGAACGCCAGCTATGCCATGAACACCATGGTCCACAACACCATGTGGGTGCCGGCTCACTTCCACCTCATCTTCGCCGGTACCACCATCATCATGTACTTCGCCATCGCCTACCATCTATGGCCCAAGATGACGGGCCGGGAGCTGTTCTCCCGCCGCCTGGCGACCACCCAGCTCTGGCTGTGGTTCATCGGTATCGTGGTGCTTACCGTGCCCTGGCACTATGTGGGGCTGTTGGGCATGCCCCGGCGTACCGCCGCCATGCCCTACGACCCGGAGTTCGTGGCTCCCTGGCAGTCGTCGGCGGTGCTGATGGCCGTCGGCGGCATCATCATGACGGTATCCGCCGTACTGCTCATCTACAACCTCGTCATGACCCATGCCGCGCGCACCCCCGCCGCAGAGCGTGAGCTGCGTTTCGCCCAGGCCATCCAGCCGCCCCTCAAGTTACCGAAGCCCATGAACGGCTTTGCCCTGTGGAACTGGATCCTGGTGGTCTACATGGGAGCCGGTTTCGGCTACCCGTTGCTGCAGTTTTTCATCCTGGACGTCCAGCCCGCGCTGGCATGGGGGTGGTGACCATGAGCAAGGCTCTGAGTGTATTGTTTCTCGCCGCGGGACTTTCCATGGCCGCTCATGCGGCGCCATCGTCCAAGGTGGCGTGGACCGTCGAGACCATGGCCCTCATCAAGTCCGGGGACGGGGATCGTGGCGCCACCTTAACGGAGCGCTGTGCGTCCTGCCACGGCGAGGATGGCGTGAGCCGGTCCGAGAACTGGCCCAGCCTGGCCGGCCAACTGGCCCCCTACATCTACAAGCAGCTCAAGGACTACAAGGATGGGCAGCGTCGCCACGGTGTCATGCGGGCGCTGTCTCGCGGGCTCTCGGATCAGGACATGGCCGACATCGCCGCCTATTATGCGGCTCTGCCGGTACCCGAGCCCAGCGAGCCCAAAGGCGGCGGTGAGGCGGCCGAACGATTGGCAAAGCGGGGCGACGGCGTACGTCTGATACCCGCCTGCCAGAGCTGTCATGGCCGCGATGGCCGGGGTAATGCCACCGGCGGTGTGGGCATAGCGGTGATGCCGTCCCTGGTGGCTCAGTATCCCACCTACATCGCCGAGACCCTGAGGGATTACAAGAACGGCAAGCGTGCCAATGACGTGTACAGCCGCATGCGCAGCATCGCGGCCGAACTCAGCGACGACGAGATCCAGGCCCTGGCGGACCATTACGGCACCCTCACCACGGAATAGCCCCGGTTAAGGTGTCACGCAGGATGGCCGGTCACCGCCGACATGGAACGCCCCGGCCCCTCCACCGCGGGGCGCTCGCACCGCTCGTGGTTTTGGAGCCGCAGGGCGGGCTCCGGTGAGCCAGCCACAGCCAGCCTGCTTCCACTGCGGTCTGCCAATTCCCGAGGATGGTCACTGGGAGCTGGACGTGGCCGGGGAGCGGCGCCACTTCTGTTGTGCCGGTTGTCAGGCGGTGGCCTGCACCATCCTGGATAACGGCATGGCGGACTACTACCGTCATCGCACGGCGCCCGGCGGGCGGACCGATCCGGAGGCGATGCCGGAGCTTCTGGAGCGTTTCGAACTCTATGACCACCCCGACGTGCAACGTGGCTTCGTGCGTAGCGGGGGGGACTGGCGGGAGGCCTTCCTGATCCTCGAAGAGGTGCGCTGCGCCGCCTGTCTGTGGTTGAACGAGCGCCATCTGCGGGCCCAGCCGGGGGTCCTCGATGTGGACGTGGACTTTACGAGCCAGCGCGCCCGGGTGCGCTGGGACCCCTCCCGCACCCGCCTCAGCACCCTGCTGGCCGCCATCGCCGCCATCGGCTACGTGGCTCATCCCTACGATAATGCCCACCGCCGCGAATTGGATCGTGACCAGCGGCGGCGCAGCATGAGCCGCATCATCTTCGCCGCGGTGGTGGGCATGCCGGTGATGCAGTTCTCCCTCGCCACCTACCTCAGCGACCTGGACGTCCACGGTCCGCTACCCCTGTGGGTGGAGTTGGGGCGCTGGTGCATGCTGCTGGCTGCTACCGCCGTGCTCGCCTACGCGGGCCAGGAATTCTTTCTCGGCGCCTGGCAGGACCTGCGCCGCCGCCGCCTCGGCATGGACGTGCCCATC
Above is a window of Gammaproteobacteria bacterium DNA encoding:
- the rsxC gene encoding electron transport complex subunit RsxC; this encodes MKGLWRFPGGLRLAGAKGSSGDGPILPLAPPPRVYLPLRQHVGAPARPVVEVGQAVARGELVAEAGAFVSAAVHASIAGRVVEIGDHELPHPPGVAETCVVIAGEGGEEEARAEVPLDPDEATVETLRERVRAAGIVGLGGAAFPSAAKLKPSRPIHTLVINGVECEPYITCDDALMRHRPEAVIRGALVLLRLVAAERCLVAVEDNKPAAAAALREAVAALAARSPEPVPDIAVVEVPTRFPAGGEKQLVWTLTGRAVPRGGLPYEVGVVCLNAGTTAAVDAAVHDGRPLVSRVVTVTGPGIRRPGNFEVPLGTPVRHLLEAAGGTTAKAVELVMGGPMMGRRLETADTMVVKGTNCILVTPRPDIAPPRVMPCIRCGRCAAACPMNLLPQQLYWHARGRTFDKLEPYGLKDCIECGCCAVVCPSHIPLVSFFRYAKTELADRERRRHRAEESRARTDARNARLEQQRQEREARKAARKAARARPRSAPASDEAVEDTDAAPPRAAGGAS
- the smpB gene encoding SsrA-binding protein SmpB gives rise to the protein MATKKKAAPGNLIAANKKAGHDYSFTEKLEAGLVLEGWEVKSLRAGRAQLRDSYVLVKDGEAWLLGAHITPLPTASTHIKPEPDRTRKLLLHRNQLDTLIGAVDRKGFTVVPTRMYWKKGRAKVEVALAKGKKLHDKRATEKERDWQRDKQRILKVN
- a CDS encoding adenosylcobalamin-dependent ribonucleoside-diphosphate reductase — its product is MTEPTIDTPIARLIWRTKYRHAGEEDVTDTWQRVAAAIAAAEPRDRAAWRQRFVDLLRGFRFLPGGRILAGAGTGNRVTLFNCFVMGTIEDSMEGIFQGLKEGALTMQQGGGVGYDFSTLRPAGTVAHATGTVSSGPVAFMNIWDAMCATVLSTGARRGAMMATLRCDHPDIEAFVHAKAGGDALTRFNLSVLVSDAFMAAVEADRPWALRFPGPGGEIHREVPARALWDDIMRATYDAAEPGVLFLDTINRENNLGYCEDISATNPCGEIPLPPYGACNLGALNLARFVTAPFSGDARLDLDALAAAVPTAVRFLDNVIEVSRFPLPRQQEQAQRTRRIGLGITGLADALIMVGLPYDSDAGRALAAAVMTCLRDAAYRASVDLAAERGPCPAFEREAYLAAPFVTRLPADVRDGIARHGIRNSHLVTIAPTGTISLLADNVSGGIEPVYSFEGRRRVLQADGSHGVYDVTDRAFALWRAAGSPALGNDVLVRADQLPPRAHIAMQAAVQPFVDNAVSKTVNIAPDHPFADFKELYRHAYRQGLKGCTTYRPNAITGAVLEHAGNEEEPACLEGSHCCTIEREAD
- a CDS encoding cupredoxin domain-containing protein, with amino-acid sequence MHVDPLEKIWIGIVILLTAVMLGSIFYTAFAGSVHPPSNVEVVDSTALHLTEEFAEDNLGVRDNEDGSVTVTMVATRYGFYPQHVEIPAKTPVTFRFATPDTLHGLHIPTTNVDTMVIPGYVSEVNTELQSTGTFPMYCNEYCGVGHHAMWSRVTIVPPKG
- a CDS encoding cbb3-type cytochrome c oxidase subunit I is translated as MSETDKPDGLALGHMWVALATFLLASVLGAYQVLERAELIPLWAEGYYTSVTAHGVIMAYVLTTFFIAGFGYYCASAALDRPVWNKPLAWGGFGMMVVGVLMVVYALVTGQAMVMYTFYPPLTAHWTFYVGAALLVVGSIAWVVIMIVMPIQWKRDNPGQPLPLIMFSTTANATLWLWTLIGVAVEVVFQLIPLSLGLVDTVDVGLARTLFAWTLHPIVYVWLIPAYQAMYMFVPQVAGGRLFSDEMARVAFIMLLVFSLPIGFHHLYVDPFQAAGWKLFHGFGTFMVAIPTLITGFTVIAGMEIAGRLRGGRGLFGWLRTLPWHEPMVLAAGLALLMLTLGGFGGVVNASYAMNTMVHNTMWVPAHFHLIFAGTTIIMYFAIAYHLWPKMTGRELFSRRLATTQLWLWFIGIVVLTVPWHYVGLLGMPRRTAAMPYDPEFVAPWQSSAVLMAVGGIIMTVSAVLLIYNLVMTHAARTPAAERELRFAQAIQPPLKLPKPMNGFALWNWILVVYMGAGFGYPLLQFFILDVQPALAWGW
- a CDS encoding c-type cytochrome yields the protein MSKALSVLFLAAGLSMAAHAAPSSKVAWTVETMALIKSGDGDRGATLTERCASCHGEDGVSRSENWPSLAGQLAPYIYKQLKDYKDGQRRHGVMRALSRGLSDQDMADIAAYYAALPVPEPSEPKGGGEAAERLAKRGDGVRLIPACQSCHGRDGRGNATGGVGIAVMPSLVAQYPTYIAETLRDYKNGKRANDVYSRMRSIAAELSDDEIQALADHYGTLTTE
- a CDS encoding RnfABCDGE type electron transport complex subunit D: MKAHDPLRVDAAGAPYITPAPGVGRVMVLVVAALVPGIAAHVALFGWGLLVNITLAVAAALVFEALMLAIRGRPVVSFLADGSAVVTAVLLALCLPPMAPWWLPVTGAFIAIVGAKQLYGGLGYNPFNPAMAGYAVLLIAFPLELSTRTLPLALQQAPPDLAATIAYSLGGGGAAGLDAMTAATPLDRLRTGVGLGQAMAEIRAAPVFGALAGRGMEWVNLAFLAGGVVLVALRIISWHIPVSMLATLAAVAGIAHLAGPEHYADPLFHLLGGATMLGAFFIATDPVTAATTPAGKLVYGAGIGLLIYAIRAWGGYPDGVAFAVLLMGLTVPLLDTYLRPRIFGARRARVRDGS
- a CDS encoding electron transport complex subunit E, producing MTESTHGRLMRQGLWHNNQALVALLGLCPLLAVTSTVVNGLGLGLATLATLVTTNVIVSAGRPWIRKEVRIPMFVLIIACVVTTIELLMSAHMEALFLALGIFLPLIVTNCAVIGRAEAFASRNPVGHAAMDGFAMGLGFLAVLVALGALRELVGHGTLMRDADILLGPWAAHLEVRLWADYRGFLPAVLPPGAFVGLALLIALKNKLDRLAARRRAGGRGPFAVWRGLDRAPAAERIMTD
- the rsxG gene encoding electron transport complex subunit RsxG codes for the protein MVPEGRGPLVAGGVLAAAAFAGTLLLAVTDSHTAPYIAANEYARMLRQLTAVMPAGGYDNDPVGDTRALRDPDLLGTPEAVKVYRACRQGRPVAVAFAVVAPDGYGGPIRLMVGISAAGVVSGVRVLHHRETPGLGDDIETRHSDWIESFRGTFRGAPPDKDWKVKRDGGVFDQFTGATVTPRAVVAAVHRALVFFQRHRDELLHGDPPPPPATTPGDPS